One part of the Oceanotoga teriensis genome encodes these proteins:
- a CDS encoding ABC transporter ATP-binding protein: MSEVILKVENLKTYFNTYDGTVKAVDNVSFELRKGEILALVGESGCGKSITNMTIMGLVKQPPAMIEGKIIYNGQNLLDLNYEQYRKIRGKEIGMIFQEPMSAFDPLYTVGEQLFEVCKIHLGLNKKQAREKSIEMLKKVGIPSPEKRFDEYPHEMSGGMLQRVMIAMTLITEPKILIADEPTTALDVTIQAQVLNLMRDLQKEFNTSIIFITHDLGVVSELADRVHVMYAGKIVEKSTVYEIFDNPKHPYTQGLMKSRVQKFYKGKYLPHIDGFVPKATNFPEGCRFHPRCEFATEKCKTMIPDDFKAKENHTVSCWLYGDDKNE, encoded by the coding sequence ATGAGTGAAGTGATTTTAAAAGTTGAAAATTTAAAAACATATTTTAATACATACGATGGTACAGTTAAAGCTGTTGATAATGTAAGCTTCGAATTAAGAAAAGGTGAAATACTTGCCTTAGTTGGTGAATCAGGTTGTGGTAAATCCATAACAAATATGACAATAATGGGCTTAGTAAAACAACCACCTGCAATGATAGAAGGAAAAATAATATATAATGGACAAAATCTTTTAGATTTAAATTATGAACAATATAGAAAAATAAGAGGTAAAGAAATAGGAATGATATTTCAAGAACCTATGTCCGCATTTGATCCTTTGTATACAGTTGGAGAACAACTATTCGAAGTATGTAAAATACATCTTGGTTTAAACAAAAAACAAGCAAGAGAGAAAAGTATAGAAATGCTAAAAAAAGTTGGTATACCTTCTCCAGAAAAAAGATTTGATGAATATCCTCATGAAATGAGTGGAGGTATGCTACAAAGAGTCATGATAGCCATGACATTGATTACAGAACCAAAAATTTTAATTGCTGACGAACCAACTACAGCACTTGATGTAACTATTCAAGCACAAGTATTAAATCTCATGAGAGACCTTCAAAAAGAGTTTAATACATCTATAATATTTATAACACATGATTTGGGAGTTGTATCAGAACTTGCCGATAGAGTTCATGTAATGTATGCTGGAAAAATAGTTGAAAAATCAACGGTATATGAAATTTTTGATAACCCAAAACACCCTTATACACAAGGACTTATGAAATCGAGAGTACAAAAATTTTATAAAGGCAAATATTTACCTCATATAGATGGATTTGTTCCAAAAGCAACCAATTTTCCGGAAGGATGCAGATTTCATCCAAGATGTGAATTTGCCACAGAAAAATGTAAAACTATGATACCAGATGACTTCAAAGCAAAAGAAAATCATACAGTTTCATGCTGGCTTTATGGAGATGATAAGAATGAATAA